A genomic segment from Saprospiraceae bacterium encodes:
- the hisD gene encoding histidinol dehydrogenase: protein MDSQKDELLEENMVQQLKKGISDAESKETDAKVRAVVEDMLHAISMNGDAAVRHYAKQLDNWSPESFKLNDTQINEMIASLPGQVIEDIKFAQTQIRNFAEIQKAALRDVEVETLPGVILGHKNIPVNSVGCYVPGGRYPMVASAHMSVLTAKVAGVKRVVACTPPIKGEIPAATVAAMHLAGADEIYILGGVQAIGMMALGTDTVQGVDMLVGPGNAYVAEAKRQLYGKVGIDLLAGPTETLVIADDTTDVETCATDLLGQAEHGPTSPAILLTTSKTIAFGLEAEIQRQLMVLPTADIASVAWNDYGQVILCDTLDEMVAEADRIASEHVQVMTENPRYFLEKMTNYGGLFLGDKTNVAYGDKVIGTNHTLPTKEAARYTGGLWVGKFMKTCTYQEIRTPEASAMIGEYCSRLCAIENFWGHKEQADLRVRRFSSGAKG from the coding sequence TTGGATAGCCAAAAAGATGAACTTTTAGAAGAAAACATGGTACAGCAATTAAAAAAGGGTATTTCCGATGCGGAAAGCAAGGAAACCGATGCTAAAGTACGTGCGGTCGTAGAGGATATGCTTCATGCGATCAGTATGAATGGGGATGCAGCCGTTCGGCACTATGCCAAGCAGCTGGATAACTGGTCGCCCGAAAGTTTTAAATTGAATGACACCCAGATCAATGAAATGATAGCTTCCCTGCCTGGTCAGGTCATTGAAGATATCAAATTTGCCCAAACTCAGATCAGGAATTTTGCGGAAATTCAAAAAGCAGCCTTACGAGATGTAGAAGTAGAAACCCTTCCAGGCGTTATTTTAGGACATAAAAATATTCCAGTTAACTCCGTTGGTTGTTATGTACCGGGCGGCCGATACCCGATGGTGGCCTCGGCACACATGAGCGTCTTAACGGCCAAAGTGGCTGGCGTCAAGCGGGTGGTTGCCTGCACGCCTCCGATCAAGGGGGAAATCCCCGCTGCTACGGTGGCAGCCATGCACCTGGCTGGTGCTGATGAAATCTATATCCTGGGTGGTGTGCAAGCCATCGGTATGATGGCCTTAGGCACAGACACGGTGCAGGGCGTCGATATGCTGGTAGGGCCTGGTAATGCTTATGTGGCAGAAGCCAAAAGACAGTTGTACGGCAAAGTTGGCATCGACCTGTTGGCTGGCCCGACGGAAACCCTGGTCATCGCAGATGATACCACCGATGTGGAAACCTGTGCGACCGATCTCCTGGGACAGGCAGAACACGGCCCAACCTCCCCAGCCATACTCCTCACTACCAGCAAAACGATAGCCTTTGGCTTAGAAGCCGAAATCCAGCGGCAACTGATGGTATTGCCAACGGCAGATATTGCCAGTGTTGCCTGGAACGACTACGGCCAGGTGATTCTTTGCGACACCCTGGACGAAATGGTAGCAGAAGCCGACAGGATTGCTAGCGAACACGTCCAGGTGATGACCGAAAACCCTCGGTATTTTCTTGAAAAAATGACCAATTATGGTGGCTTATTCCTGGGCGATAAAACCAATGTAGCTTATGGGGATAAGGTCATTGGCACCAATCATACCTTACCGACTAAAGAAGCCGCTCGTTATACTGGGGGGCTTTGGGTCGGAAAATTTATGAAAACGTGTACCTATCAGGAAATAAGAACCCCGGAAGCCAGCGCCATGATAGGAGAATATTGTTCTAGGTTGTGTGCGATTGAAAATTTTTGGGGACATAAAGAACAAGCTGATCTGCGGGTCAGAAGGTTTTCCTCGGGCGCCAAGGGGTGA
- a CDS encoding ThuA domain-containing protein, with the protein MIFSKTAGFVHQSIPDGIKAIQAIGTKEGYDVDVTVEDSVFTEENLAQYAAVVFLNTTGDVLPSLQELVFERYIQAGGGFVGVHAATDTEYGWRWYGRLVGAYFDSHPRIQEAQFKVEDHDCSACSALKEDIWTRTDELYNFKDVNPDVHVILSIDENSYEGGNMNNKHPMSWYHEFEGGRAFYTALGHTSESYTEPAFLAHLTDGIKYAIGENAKPDYSKCITQLPPNQARFTKKTLVTGEFTEPTEMAILPNEDVLIAQRRGEVMLYKAATKTLKQVGYLDVYHQSGVQGVNAEEGLMGLQKDPDFANNHWVYLFYSPKGDEWVNRLSRFKFEDDTLKLDTEQKILDVGSQRLICCHTGGSIAFGPDNMLYLSTGDNSTPFNDRNSPYSNNGFAPLNDAPGKEQYDARRSSGNTNDLRGKVLRIKVNEDGAYSIPEGNLFPVGTEKTRPEIFTMGHRNPYRISVDPKNGTVFWGEVGPDAQNDSMAVRGPRGYDEVNMARKAGNFGWPLFIANSLPYHDYDYETGVSGPAFDPAAPINDSRNNTGLQQLPPTQHAMIYYPYGVSNVFAELESGGRNAMAGPIYYKDLYTGKDKLPEYYDKKLIIYDWIRGWMKAVSFFEDGEMRHIEPFANEVKVHNLIDMELSEDGKIYLLEYGSGWFSKNADSGLSILEFNAGNLPPKIEDFEVDVASGKAPLNTVFQVKASDIEEGKLSYKWHLSEDKIQETTVPTLEYTFETPGFYSVYVEVVDDNNQSVISKKIPIVSGNTKPKVMVELEGTNSQIMLPGVPVRYKVTVTDDEDGEIDTDRVTLNVDYLEGFDEASLSPVGHQEVSGAELGKAYIENGTCIACHKENEKSIGPSYKQVADRYQGQRRSRSVLMAKIKGGGAGNWGEVAMPANADLTNEDLSNIMEYIFSLATSNTNRMPLAGTLTPPSDQTGKTLVMTASYKDKGGDNVIALTGMERKRLRSNLFSMEEATDLENFSTIKFNGQTMLPIPNGGGAFALKNMDLTSVGEIVLPMGWMVAPNLPITISVHKNTADGEVLGEGTIQPGQAKGQSGSLHIPLNKAVNEKVDKLFFVYRPEESEKLSPGVVVALTGVQFMPRMIQ; encoded by the coding sequence TTGATTTTTTCCAAAACAGCAGGCTTTGTCCACCAGTCTATACCCGATGGGATCAAAGCCATTCAAGCCATTGGCACCAAAGAAGGGTATGATGTTGACGTTACCGTTGAAGATTCCGTTTTTACGGAGGAAAACTTGGCCCAATACGCAGCAGTGGTGTTTTTAAACACGACTGGCGACGTCCTACCTTCCTTGCAAGAGCTGGTTTTTGAACGTTATATCCAAGCTGGCGGAGGTTTTGTCGGCGTACACGCCGCCACAGATACGGAATATGGGTGGCGATGGTATGGTCGACTGGTGGGAGCTTATTTCGATAGCCATCCACGCATTCAGGAAGCCCAGTTTAAAGTAGAAGACCATGATTGTAGTGCTTGTTCAGCATTGAAGGAGGATATTTGGACCCGAACCGATGAGTTATACAATTTTAAGGATGTTAATCCGGATGTGCATGTGATCCTTTCAATTGATGAAAATTCTTATGAAGGGGGCAATATGAATAATAAACACCCGATGAGTTGGTATCATGAATTCGAAGGCGGGCGCGCCTTTTACACAGCACTCGGGCATACCTCAGAAAGTTATACGGAACCAGCATTTCTCGCTCATTTAACCGATGGGATCAAATATGCAATTGGTGAAAATGCGAAACCGGATTATTCTAAATGCATTACTCAATTACCACCCAACCAGGCGCGATTTACCAAAAAAACTTTGGTCACTGGCGAATTTACGGAACCCACCGAAATGGCCATCCTGCCAAATGAAGATGTGCTGATCGCCCAGCGAAGGGGAGAAGTAATGTTGTATAAAGCTGCCACTAAAACCCTAAAACAGGTAGGTTACCTGGATGTATATCACCAAAGCGGGGTCCAGGGCGTCAATGCAGAGGAAGGACTAATGGGATTACAAAAAGACCCCGATTTTGCCAACAATCACTGGGTTTATCTCTTTTACAGCCCTAAAGGAGACGAATGGGTCAACCGCTTGTCTAGGTTTAAATTTGAAGACGATACCTTGAAATTGGATACCGAACAAAAGATACTAGATGTAGGGTCACAGCGTTTGATCTGCTGCCATACCGGCGGTTCTATCGCTTTTGGTCCGGATAATATGTTGTATTTGTCTACGGGAGATAACAGCACGCCTTTTAATGATAGGAATTCACCATATAGCAATAACGGCTTTGCTCCATTGAATGATGCGCCCGGAAAAGAGCAATACGATGCCAGGAGATCTTCAGGCAATACCAATGATTTACGTGGTAAAGTATTGAGGATCAAGGTGAATGAAGATGGTGCTTATTCGATTCCAGAAGGTAATTTATTCCCAGTTGGAACAGAAAAGACCAGACCAGAGATTTTTACTATGGGACATCGAAATCCTTACCGGATTTCTGTCGACCCCAAAAATGGTACCGTTTTCTGGGGTGAAGTAGGGCCGGATGCCCAAAATGATTCCATGGCGGTTAGAGGTCCCAGGGGATACGACGAGGTCAATATGGCTCGTAAAGCTGGCAATTTCGGTTGGCCGCTATTTATCGCCAATAGCCTGCCCTATCACGATTATGATTATGAAACAGGGGTTTCTGGTCCTGCCTTTGACCCTGCGGCACCCATCAATGATTCTCGCAATAATACGGGCTTACAGCAGCTACCTCCGACACAGCACGCTATGATCTACTACCCTTATGGTGTGTCCAATGTTTTTGCAGAATTGGAAAGTGGCGGAAGAAATGCCATGGCAGGGCCTATTTATTACAAAGATCTATACACTGGCAAGGATAAGTTACCTGAATATTATGATAAGAAACTGATTATTTATGATTGGATACGAGGTTGGATGAAAGCCGTCAGTTTCTTCGAAGATGGGGAGATGCGGCACATTGAACCCTTTGCCAATGAGGTCAAAGTGCATAACCTCATAGATATGGAACTAAGTGAGGATGGCAAAATTTATTTGCTTGAATATGGTTCGGGTTGGTTCTCTAAAAATGCCGACTCTGGTTTGAGTATACTGGAGTTTAATGCCGGGAACCTACCACCTAAAATTGAAGACTTTGAGGTGGATGTTGCTTCAGGTAAAGCACCTTTAAATACGGTCTTTCAGGTAAAAGCAAGTGATATCGAAGAGGGAAAATTGAGTTACAAATGGCATTTATCAGAAGATAAAATACAGGAAACGACTGTTCCGACACTTGAATATACCTTCGAAACACCGGGCTTCTATTCGGTTTATGTGGAAGTGGTGGATGATAATAATCAGTCGGTGATTAGCAAAAAGATTCCGATTGTGAGTGGTAATACCAAACCCAAGGTAATGGTTGAACTGGAAGGAACAAATAGCCAGATCATGTTACCAGGTGTCCCCGTACGATATAAAGTGACGGTCACGGATGATGAAGATGGGGAAATTGATACTGATCGAGTTACCTTGAATGTAGATTACCTTGAGGGCTTTGATGAAGCAAGTTTATCCCCTGTCGGGCACCAGGAGGTGTCTGGGGCAGAGCTTGGAAAAGCATACATTGAAAATGGTACATGTATCGCCTGTCACAAGGAAAATGAAAAATCCATTGGCCCAAGTTACAAACAAGTGGCAGATCGCTACCAAGGCCAACGAAGAAGTCGTAGTGTATTGATGGCTAAAATAAAAGGCGGTGGTGCAGGCAATTGGGGAGAAGTAGCTATGCCTGCCAATGCGGATTTGACGAATGAGGATTTGAGCAATATCATGGAATACATTTTTTCCTTGGCCACAAGTAATACCAACCGAATGCCATTGGCTGGAACCCTTACTCCACCTAGTGATCAGACGGGCAAGACCCTGGTGATGACGGCTAGCTATAAAGATAAGGGCGGCGACAATGTAATCGCCTTGACGGGCATGGAACGAAAAAGATTGCGCAGTAATCTTTTCTCAATGGAGGAAGCAACTGATTTGGAGAACTTTAGCACCATTAAATTTAATGGACAGACGATGTTGCCTATTCCGAATGGGGGAGGTGCTTTTGCCCTGAAAAACATGGACCTGACTTCGGTTGGGGAAATTGTACTACCCATGGGTTGGATGGTAGCACCCAATCTCCCAATTACCATTTCCGTACATAAAAACACGGCAGATGGAGAAGTGTTGGGCGAAGGGACCATCCAGCCAGGCCAAGCCAAAGGACAATCAGGATCGCTGCATATTCCTTTGAATAAAGCCGTAAATGAAAAAGTGGACAAGCTTTTCTTTGTCTACCGACCCGAAGAATCCGAAAAATTAAGCCCAGGTGTAGTGGTGGCGCTTACAGGTGTGCAATTTATGCCCAGAATGATTCAATAA
- a CDS encoding VOC family protein, whose protein sequence is MARNPHYFSQLAHIEVLSTDLDKSVAFFRDVVGMDETGREKDTVYLRAWGDYFHHSLQLTKSEKAGLGHLGWRADSPEALDDVVEYLEKTGAGIGWHEGNMGHGKAYRFKSPDGHLHEVFWEVVWLRETGEKGSVYADRYASNRLKGANPRRFDHVTYMVAKGKYAEEKAFWTGLGLKNPDEIRISDEIPPIGGLWTIANLSHDIAIFTDPNIGENEAVLNHICYNVDSREEVLLALDYFIEKGFKSVMGAPTRHKADEGFFIYIIDPGSGVLFEYYACARLVFAPDHLDVHYLKDNPNDAWGSANPFAEMGKGKKLGLTDGVVKPADV, encoded by the coding sequence ATGGCACGAAATCCACATTATTTTTCTCAATTAGCCCATATTGAAGTACTAAGCACCGACCTCGATAAATCGGTAGCATTTTTCAGAGATGTAGTTGGTATGGACGAAACTGGCCGCGAAAAAGACACTGTTTATCTTCGGGCCTGGGGTGATTATTTTCACCACAGCCTCCAATTGACAAAAAGTGAAAAAGCCGGCTTAGGGCATTTGGGCTGGCGGGCAGATAGCCCGGAAGCATTGGATGATGTGGTGGAATACCTGGAAAAAACAGGTGCAGGTATCGGCTGGCATGAGGGCAATATGGGGCACGGAAAAGCCTACCGTTTTAAATCTCCAGACGGCCACTTACATGAGGTGTTTTGGGAAGTGGTTTGGTTGCGCGAAACCGGCGAAAAAGGCAGTGTTTATGCTGATCGCTATGCCAGCAACCGGCTCAAAGGAGCCAACCCGCGCCGCTTTGATCATGTGACTTACATGGTAGCCAAAGGGAAATATGCGGAAGAAAAAGCCTTTTGGACCGGTTTGGGTTTGAAAAATCCGGATGAGATTCGGATTTCAGATGAAATACCGCCAATTGGTGGCTTATGGACCATTGCTAACCTCTCTCATGACATTGCCATTTTTACCGATCCCAACATCGGCGAAAATGAAGCCGTGTTGAACCATATTTGTTACAATGTAGATAGTAGGGAAGAGGTGCTGTTAGCCTTGGATTATTTCATTGAAAAAGGCTTCAAGAGTGTCATGGGTGCACCTACTCGCCATAAGGCTGATGAGGGTTTTTTCATATATATCATTGATCCGGGAAGTGGCGTCTTGTTTGAATACTACGCTTGTGCCCGACTGGTTTTTGCACCTGACCATTTGGATGTCCATTATTTAAAGGACAACCCCAATGATGCCTGGGGGTCGGCTAATCCTTTTGCAGAAATGGGGAAAGGCAAAAAGTTGGGACTAACGGATGGTGTGGTAAAACCAGCAGATGTGTGA
- a CDS encoding right-handed parallel beta-helix repeat-containing protein, giving the protein MMPKLKMSFFFPFFALVLILPCHTHATTYYVNPVLGTADYDGKNLLRPLKDLQKVNQLPIQAGDSILLAAGYTFSGALRLKGIQGTAEAPVVISSYQWGNTLEDKRAIIDAKGFLHGVHLTNCSHILVKDLIITADGGASGTGDMRCGILVDTDLAGQYTGIQLDHIWVKDLFFEDQGFQRGKDEVRTANGSQRYGWGIRFINHTEGATLKDLLVINCVVKNVAHTGIKFTSRNKAIENIRIYNNRVLETGGPGIQMSGISGGHIKDNYVAHSGSPDDSRKWGRGSGLWTWGSADIVIENNHFLNANGPGDSAGCHIDFNCENVVVQYNFSANNAGGFCEILGNNYNCAYRYNISVNDGHRVKGENGAFQEGKTFWLSGYQGNKKPRKGPFNSYFYNNTIYVGKDIISKIAVDKASAGVLIMNNIFYIEGESQAVLGDQYKPEQAGTATIKDIVFNNNLYLKSENWPKAASIQDKSQRIGDPRFFQAGGLDITAYIPTNIQLIKDKGLAIPRIPNDEIGLTIGLKVAHDILGNPIIGMPDLGAIELE; this is encoded by the coding sequence ATGATGCCAAAGCTAAAAATGTCCTTTTTCTTTCCTTTTTTCGCCCTCGTCCTTATCCTCCCATGCCATACCCATGCCACTACCTATTATGTGAACCCTGTTTTAGGTACGGCGGATTATGATGGCAAGAACCTGCTTCGTCCCTTAAAAGACCTACAGAAAGTGAATCAATTGCCTATACAAGCAGGGGATTCTATTTTATTGGCAGCAGGATATACCTTTTCGGGTGCCTTGCGCTTAAAGGGAATACAAGGGACTGCCGAAGCGCCTGTGGTGATAAGTAGCTATCAATGGGGCAATACATTGGAGGACAAGCGGGCCATTATTGACGCTAAAGGTTTTCTCCATGGGGTTCATCTTACGAATTGCAGCCATATTTTAGTGAAGGATTTGATAATCACAGCCGATGGTGGCGCCTCGGGGACTGGTGATATGCGCTGTGGTATATTGGTCGATACGGATTTAGCAGGCCAGTATACAGGTATTCAATTGGATCACATTTGGGTGAAAGACCTCTTTTTTGAAGACCAGGGCTTTCAAAGAGGAAAAGACGAGGTTCGTACCGCTAATGGCAGCCAACGCTATGGCTGGGGCATTCGGTTTATCAATCATACGGAGGGTGCCACACTGAAAGACCTCCTCGTGATAAACTGTGTGGTGAAAAATGTCGCCCATACCGGAATTAAATTCACTTCCAGAAACAAGGCTATTGAGAACATTAGGATATATAACAATAGAGTCCTCGAGACGGGCGGTCCGGGTATTCAAATGTCGGGTATCTCAGGAGGGCACATCAAGGACAACTATGTAGCTCATTCTGGTAGTCCCGATGATTCCCGGAAGTGGGGTAGGGGCAGCGGCCTTTGGACCTGGGGTTCCGCTGATATAGTGATCGAAAACAATCATTTTCTCAACGCCAATGGCCCCGGTGACTCTGCTGGATGCCATATTGATTTTAATTGCGAAAACGTGGTGGTCCAATATAATTTCAGTGCCAATAATGCCGGTGGCTTTTGTGAGATCTTAGGCAACAATTACAATTGTGCTTACCGCTACAATATTAGTGTCAATGACGGCCATCGGGTAAAAGGAGAAAATGGCGCCTTCCAAGAGGGTAAAACATTTTGGCTCAGTGGCTACCAGGGCAATAAAAAACCCCGAAAAGGACCTTTTAATAGCTATTTTTATAACAATACGATTTACGTTGGCAAAGATATCATATCCAAAATAGCCGTGGATAAAGCGTCCGCCGGCGTTTTAATCATGAACAACATCTTTTATATCGAGGGAGAAAGCCAGGCGGTCCTTGGAGACCAATACAAGCCAGAACAGGCAGGAACAGCAACGATAAAAGATATTGTATTTAATAATAATTTGTATTTAAAATCGGAGAATTGGCCCAAAGCAGCAAGCATTCAAGATAAGTCCCAACGCATTGGCGATCCCCGCTTCTTCCAAGCAGGAGGGCTTGACATCACGGCTTATATCCCTACCAATATTCAACTGATAAAAGACAAAGGTTTGGCCATTCCCAGGATTCCTAATGATGAAATAGGTTTAACCATTGGCCTAAAGGTGGCACATGATATTTTGGGAAATCCCATTATCGGGATGCCGGATTTAGGGGCCATTGAGCTGGAGTAG
- a CDS encoding alpha/beta hydrolase — protein MWHYFPGQYMPSYQLNRALSQAHYGGGEFAEILEVASEIDPLDRESFNKAWLKMGNSVFVRAENFEHGHNYISARRTYLRAFNYLRTAEFFMGLDDDRKLDTYNKAREAFLRAIKYFDQKPLQIEVPFEGAFLPGYLFAPAGVEKPPVMVMFGGLDSLAEELYFGIAQHLNERGIALLAVDGPGQGAALRLNHIHSRYDFNVAGTAVLDWTLEHLQDDVDTTRIGIMAVSMGGYMAARCAAFEPRFKICVVYGAVWSYYDIWKNRPDNHPLGPIVQHIVGADSMADARERLKKFTLDEVAEKISMPTYILHGGDDKQNFVENAYKLADALTVEHVLEVVPKEESGAQHCQVDDFTKTFNMYDWIAKKMNF, from the coding sequence ATGTGGCATTATTTCCCGGGGCAGTATATGCCCTCTTATCAGTTGAACAGGGCCTTATCACAAGCACATTACGGTGGTGGTGAGTTTGCAGAAATATTGGAAGTTGCAAGTGAGATTGATCCACTGGACCGTGAGAGCTTCAACAAAGCCTGGCTAAAAATGGGGAATTCCGTTTTTGTGCGTGCTGAAAATTTTGAACACGGCCACAACTATATTTCTGCGCGCCGCACCTATCTCAGGGCTTTTAATTACCTGCGTACAGCGGAATTTTTCATGGGCCTCGACGATGATCGAAAGTTGGATACCTATAACAAAGCAAGGGAGGCATTCCTCCGGGCGATCAAGTATTTTGACCAAAAACCATTGCAAATAGAGGTGCCTTTTGAGGGGGCTTTTTTACCTGGCTACTTATTTGCCCCGGCTGGGGTGGAAAAACCGCCTGTCATGGTCATGTTTGGTGGTTTGGATAGCCTGGCGGAAGAGTTGTATTTCGGTATTGCCCAGCACCTTAATGAAAGAGGCATTGCGCTCCTAGCAGTGGATGGACCAGGCCAAGGCGCTGCCCTCAGACTGAATCATATCCACTCCCGTTACGATTTTAATGTCGCCGGAACAGCGGTATTGGACTGGACGCTCGAACACCTACAAGATGATGTGGATACGACTCGGATAGGCATCATGGCCGTCTCGATGGGAGGCTATATGGCTGCCCGTTGCGCCGCCTTCGAACCTCGCTTTAAAATCTGTGTGGTTTATGGTGCGGTATGGTCATATTACGACATTTGGAAAAACCGTCCAGATAACCATCCACTCGGCCCTATTGTGCAGCACATCGTAGGGGCAGACAGCATGGCAGACGCCAGGGAGCGACTCAAAAAATTCACACTCGATGAAGTGGCTGAAAAAATAAGCATGCCAACCTACATTCTACACGGCGGTGATGACAAACAAAATTTTGTTGAAAATGCTTACAAATTGGCCGATGCCCTGACGGTTGAACATGTACTGGAAGTCGTCCCAAAAGAGGAAAGTGGGGCACAGCATTGTCAGGTTGACGATTTTACCAAGACTTTTAATATGTATGATTGGATAGCCAAAAAGATGAACTTTTAG
- a CDS encoding SDR family oxidoreductase: protein MKTVLVTGGGGEIGSGVCRKFAENGYAVIATYRSDRAKAESLLAALPGSQHRIFEAPTTDAAAVVDLQAFVAKHYGKLDVLVNNAGITTPVAHHDLDGLTDEWIDKIMQTNFRGSFAMVRAFKDLLRASATANQVPALVVNISSIAATFGIGSNVAYCASKAAVDSMTRSLARALAPDIRMVSVSPGWVLGEYTKEVDPAYLQMQKDLTPLAKLATASDVADTVFALATYLTFTTGSIIPVDGGRTLGK from the coding sequence ATGAAAACGGTTTTGGTGACCGGTGGTGGCGGGGAGATCGGCTCTGGTGTTTGCAGAAAATTTGCAGAAAATGGCTATGCAGTCATTGCTACCTACCGGTCCGACCGAGCTAAAGCAGAAAGCTTATTAGCCGCTTTGCCCGGAAGCCAACATCGTATCTTTGAAGCACCTACCACAGATGCAGCAGCCGTTGTCGACTTGCAAGCTTTTGTGGCCAAACATTACGGGAAACTGGATGTATTGGTTAACAATGCGGGCATAACGACACCGGTTGCACATCATGACCTGGATGGCCTGACGGATGAATGGATTGACAAAATCATGCAAACCAATTTTAGGGGATCCTTTGCCATGGTCAGGGCATTTAAAGACTTACTGAGGGCCTCGGCAACTGCCAACCAGGTCCCTGCACTGGTGGTCAATATTTCCTCGATAGCTGCCACCTTTGGCATTGGCAGCAATGTGGCGTACTGTGCTTCAAAAGCTGCAGTGGATAGCATGACGCGTTCTTTAGCCAGGGCCCTGGCCCCCGACATTCGAATGGTTTCGGTGTCACCAGGTTGGGTGCTCGGAGAATATACTAAAGAAGTGGACCCCGCTTATCTGCAAATGCAAAAAGACTTAACACCACTAGCCAAATTGGCTACCGCCTCGGATGTTGCAGATACTGTTTTTGCCCTTGCCACTTATTTGACCTTTACCACGGGTTCCATTATTCCTGTTGATGGAGGCAGAACCCTGGGAAAGTAG
- a CDS encoding FAD-dependent monooxygenase produces MSTVKKVLVVGGGIGGQAVAIALAQAGIQADIVEIQQSFDVYGVGIIQQANALRALDLIGLADEAMRRGSPYGQVKMFTAGGHPVGLAGPPPSEKYPSHNGISRKALHEVMYEAAQKLGIRYRMGLTVEGIEHKENTVDVTFTDGSQGTYDILIASDGIYSKVRSMVFGPMEPRYVGLSVWRYPFKRHEDLDTGYIYYGRRSKIGFIPMSADRMYMFLVSAEGDDPTLNPENYIPMLRDYLAEFPIKMAQDAREQITSTELVNYRPLEALSLSNPWYKNRVVVIGDAAHATLPQLGSGAALAIEDAVVLAAELRQAETVEAAFKTFMKRRYDRCSLVVQASETLGDWELLEFNGKPLPEGAHPGALIGKTIGALMAPF; encoded by the coding sequence ATGTCAACAGTCAAAAAAGTCCTCGTAGTGGGTGGGGGCATTGGGGGGCAGGCGGTCGCTATAGCCCTGGCCCAAGCCGGTATACAAGCCGACATAGTTGAAATCCAGCAAAGTTTTGACGTTTATGGTGTAGGCATTATACAGCAGGCTAATGCCCTCAGGGCACTTGACCTCATCGGTCTGGCGGATGAGGCCATGCGCAGGGGTTCTCCCTATGGACAGGTAAAAATGTTTACGGCAGGAGGCCACCCGGTAGGATTGGCTGGCCCTCCCCCCTCCGAAAAATACCCTAGTCACAATGGCATTTCTCGGAAGGCCTTGCATGAGGTGATGTACGAAGCGGCTCAAAAATTGGGTATTCGTTACAGGATGGGACTCACGGTGGAAGGGATTGAGCATAAGGAAAACACGGTTGATGTCACCTTCACAGATGGTAGTCAAGGAACTTATGATATACTGATTGCTTCAGATGGCATCTATTCAAAGGTTCGATCCATGGTCTTTGGCCCAATGGAACCCCGATATGTCGGACTTTCGGTATGGCGATACCCTTTCAAAAGACACGAAGACCTCGATACGGGTTATATCTATTACGGCCGACGAAGCAAAATAGGCTTTATACCCATGTCAGCAGATCGCATGTATATGTTTCTGGTCTCTGCCGAGGGCGATGATCCTACCTTGAATCCGGAAAACTACATACCCATGTTGAGAGATTATCTGGCCGAATTTCCCATAAAAATGGCCCAGGATGCCCGCGAGCAGATCACTTCGACGGAACTAGTCAATTACCGGCCGCTAGAAGCCTTATCCCTTTCCAATCCATGGTATAAAAACAGGGTAGTGGTGATCGGAGATGCGGCCCATGCCACCCTTCCACAACTCGGGTCTGGTGCCGCCCTGGCCATCGAAGATGCCGTGGTGCTGGCAGCGGAACTTAGGCAAGCCGAAACAGTTGAGGCGGCTTTTAAAACCTTTATGAAAAGGCGCTACGACCGGTGCAGCCTGGTTGTGCAGGCCTCCGAAACCCTTGGTGATTGGGAACTGCTTGAATTTAATGGAAAACCCTTACCCGAAGGGGCACACCCGGGGGCGCTGATAGGCAAGACCATTGGTGCGCTGATGGCTCCTTTTTAA